In Fulvia fulva chromosome 10, complete sequence, a single window of DNA contains:
- a CDS encoding DNA-binding protein HEXBP, translating to MSWDDTPAPAGDNWQADGGSGGFQADGDAGFGGGDIEDGNLSMHHGGGSGDGGCRNCGEDGHFARDCPEEPRGGGNSGEGYNCGETGHNKAECTNERVEREFTGTCRVCEQVGHRAAECPEKPPTVCKLCKGEGHIATECTINRATSMFQALGIQDMPAEEAWAALEAADKEKEIEDIKKAIYSYAKAFPELTFEELENTFRDAGMNTYLIAKEQPVSDMHTIVNLQGKQELRYVVSFQWSDKPRRAKFAEGWPESKEDNLTRLAEAGFVMDGLKMKCTNCNELGHWSKSCEQEKNEAAKVAISCANCNEEGHRARDCTQERKSGKKGCRNCGLEDHIAKDCTEPRSAEGVECKNCNEIGHFSRDCPSREPDVCRNCGEEGHRAKECEKERVVTCRNCDQQGHISKECPEPRNMAKVQCRNCDEFGHTGRECPKPTDWSRVECSNCHEKGHSYKRCTKPAAEEEEAGDGGGWQNGAGASSDGGGGGWEDNTAAPAQSSGGGW from the exons ATGTCTTGGGACGACACTCCAGCTCCCGCCGGCGACAACTGGCAGGCCGATGGCGGCTCTGGCGGGTTCCAAGCCGACGGCGATGCTGGATTCGGCGGCGGTGACATAGAGGACGGCAATTTGAGCATGCACCACGGCGGCGGTTCTGGTGACGGTGGATGCCGCAACTGTGGTGAAGATGGCCACTTCGC ACGCGACTGCCCAGAGGAGCCACGCGGCGGCGGCAACTCTGGAGAGGGCTACAACTGCGGCGAGACAGGTCACAACAAGGCTGAGTGCACCAACGAGCGTGTCGAGCGCGAGTTCACTGGCACTTGCCGCGTCTGTGAGCAGGTCGGACACCGCGCTGCTGAATGCCCGGAGAAGCCTCCGACCGTCTGCAAACTCTGCAAGGGTGAGGGCCACATCGCGACGGAGTGCACGATCAACCGTGCAACCAGCATGTTCCAGGCGTTGGGTATCCAGGACATGCCAGCTGAGGAAGCTTGGGCTGCACTCGAGGCTGCCGACAAGGAGAAAGAGATCGAAGACATCAAGAAG GCAATCTATTCCTACGCCAAGGCCTTTCCGGAGCTCACCTTCGAAGAGCTGGAGAACACTTTCCGCGATGCGGGCATGAATACCTACCTCATTGCCAAGGAGCAGCCTGTTTCCGACATGCACACCATCGTCAACTTGCAGGGCAAGCAAGAGCTGAGGTACGTCGTCTCGTTCCAGTGGTCCGACAAGCCGCGCCGTGCCAAGTTCGCAGAAGGCTGGCCAGAGTCCAAGGAGGACAATCTCACTCGACTCGCCGAAGCTGGCTTCGTCATGGATGGACTGAAGATGAAGTGCACCAACTGCAACGAGCTCGGTCACTGGTCCAAGTCCTGCGAGCAGGAGAAGAACGAGGCAGCTAAGGTGGCGATCTCCTGTGCCAACTGCAACGAGGAGGGTCACCGC GCTCGTGACTGCACCCAGGAGCGCAAGTCGGGCAAGAAGGGCTGCCGCAACTGTGGTCTGGAGGATCACATCGCCAAGGACTGCACCGAGCCTCGCTCTGCCGAGGGTGTCGAGTGCAAGAACTGCAACGAGATCG GCCACTTCTCCCGCGACTGCCCGAGCCGTGAGCCAGATGTCTGCCGCAACTGTGGCGAGGAGGGCCACCGTGCCAAGGAGTGTGAGAAGGAGCGCGTGGTCACTTGCCGCAACTGTGACCAGCAAGGTCACATCTCCAAGGAGTGCCCGGAGCCACGCAACATGGCTAAGGTGCAGTGCCGCAACTGCGACGAGTTCGGTCACACTGG CCGCGAGTGCCCGAAGCCCACCGACTGGTCGCGAGTTGAGTGCAGCAACTGTCACGAGAAGGGACACTCGTACAAGCGCTGCACCAAGCCTGCAGCTGAGGAGGAGGAGGCCGGCGATGGAGGAGGCTGGCAGAACGGTGCTGGCGCTTCTTCTGATGGTGGAGGCGGCGGCTGGGAGGACAACACCGCTGCTCCTGCTCAGAGCTCTGGTGGTGGCTGGTAA
- a CDS encoding Inhibitory regulator protein BUD2/CLA2, whose product MQAVPRDAANMSAGSQRRRSDVWQTQSQAQQSDAMLKEKENRRQHRWTHDKSRKEPTLYDEWLSQEQRTAIPPHQQPQQHSADASSRHRAVERRPSMPLRQGSTTASAATIRTVTPDDQQTGLGMEHNNLPESTTMNFERVFIPHTTTTIVGGAAAAKDSPSSRSKRASKDRHRNHSAWASQASSPPTSRNGSVNLSNSSFLGRSESKSNGQQRSHGYMNDNDGAGRPRTQTLESRTRREQSPTALLSVSRNRVGSVHTPSSPVNQGGAEFLASMPVSTELPSAPSVSSLGSPVNSPDAGHRSISPISTSTVDSITSALPSANARRILHLMKTLNGRMSGNVVFRRGHGNPWSQSYCYIQEESGSLMYESRSDGSHKSLISDLRGSKVRSNLDNDVPYLEVSFAEKTDEIHIKLQTQSDFDAWFAALLHWTPRDTSSASSNEKRPDSEMGSKSSTIAENSGRRASVSNATPSERSSHERPSLDRTQKTDRRKSVIGALPKENPVIKIGKMIYWDTNVGYSNASASTVGQPSSRPSTNRMQSVGARRWRMISGQLRENGELKLHADADNALLSVVQLSQLSRCAIQRLDSSVLDNDFCIAIYPQYTSSHTVSQPGFIRPIFLSLESRVLYEVWFVLLRAFTMPSIYGPRLDAEPGETGDVNGNRDLESMIATSTTYTFRMERSLSVRVVEAKMQPPSGNATNESSFSGGYSRQQSATSEKHGYYAEVLLDNETRGKTVVKYDGLNPLWGENFEFQDLPPVLNNASVVVKRRPAEQASLREQQGSQPWQDGYGDQQGGFTNLAFDIACGKMEIQMEELEPEKEIEKWWPVMNMHGHRVGEILIKVRADEGIILMARDYRPLGELLHRFSNGLTLQIAQMIPSELKRLGDSLLNIYQVAGKAGDWIMALVEEEIDGIHKETPITQLRYSRRVGSNDSHDPLGSGAAHTDRELIVRDMNKNATLEANLLFRGNTLLTKSLDTHMRRIGKEYLEESLATKIQGINEKDLDCEVDPNRVKSPQDVDRNWGRLLTATQDVWRGILANKQRCPVELRIIFRHIRACAEDRYGDFLRSVSYSSVSGFLFLRFFCPAVLNPKLFGLLKDDIKPRARRTFTLIAKSLQTMANMAAFGTKEPWMEPMNAFLIQHRESFKSFIDDVCHVPTPLSSNASFGPNSPASPTYPPGVVTAEQHLSYTTPMTIMQRLPPSSREGFPSLPYLIDQARSFADLIHLWLEAVSALSNKDDSAALPGKTHLDVLAAIEASEGDLKDFHQLCEELNTRTQECLNRAERAERPDSSHSFQWEDVISQLQKAQTKSPGGTVKDPFDIVADKIASDPNILPEDANPAIEATLAQLRGQTSEDTDDDQQGYAPGRPSDSNMTWDVSRSDKRDTFRPGSASLGSSLQGRSIGSPGASASASQSNISSTVSSDTEHTNQTTALPSYEREVRHRERREQARVQIQKQMEAARVKEKDKEKKKTTVTHLVPKLKRRNKHKDESANGTPTQEANGMI is encoded by the exons ATGCAAGCGGTGCCTCGAGACGCAGCAAACATGAGCGCTGGGTCGCAGCGGCGGCGCTCTGACGTGTGGCAGACGCAGTCGCAGGCGCAGCAGAGCGATGCCATGCTCAAGGAGAAGGAGAATCGGCGGCAACACAGATGGACGCACGACAAGTCACGAAAGGAGCCGACGCTGTATGATGAGTGGCTGTCGCAGGAACAGCGGACGGCCATACCACCGCACCAGCAGCCACAACAGCATTCCGCCGACGCATCCTCGAGGCACAGGGCCGTCGAGCGACGTCCTTCAATGCCCCTGCGCCAAGGTAGTACGACAGCCAGCGCCGCCACCATTCGCACGGTAACACCCGACGACCAACAGACCGGCTTGGGAATGGAACACAATAATCTGCCCGAGAGCACGACCATGAATTTCGAGCGCGTTTTCATTCCGCACACGACTACGACCATTGTGGGTGGAGCGGCAGCAGCCAAGGACAGTCCGAGCAGCAGGAGCAAGAGAGCTTCCAAGGACCGACATCGAAATCACTCGGCGTGGGCATCGCAAGCGAGCAGCCCGCCAACGAGCAGGAACGGCAGTGTCAATCTCTCAAATTCGTCCTTCCTCGGTCGCAGTGAGAGCAAGAGCAATGGACAGCAGAGAAGCCACGGCTACATGAATGACAACGATGGCGCGGGCCGCCCGCGAACTCAGACGCTTGAGAGTCGGACGAGGAgggaacagtctcctactGCACTGCTGTCCGTGAGCAGGAATCGTGTCGGCAGCGTGCATACGCCATCGTCACCCGTAAACCAAGGCGGTGCAGAATTTTTGGCATCAATGCCTGTCTCCACGGAATTGCCTTCAGCACCGTCGGTATCTTCGCTGGGCTCGCCAGTGAACTCACCTGACGCTGGGCACAGATCAATATCGCCCATATCGACTAGCACCGTTGACTCGATAACTTCTGCTTTACCAAGTGCAAACGCTAGGCGCATCTTGCATCTCATGAAGACTTTGAATGGCAGGATGAGCGGCAATGTTGTGTTTCGTCGTGGACATGGGAACCCCTGGTCTCAGAGCTACTGTTACATCCAAGAAGAAAGTGGGAGCTTGATGTACGAATCGAGAAGCGACGGCTCGCACAAGAGCTTGATATCGGATTTACGTGGCAGCAAGGTGCGATCAAATCTGGACAATGACGTTCCCTATCTGGAAGTCAGCTTTGCCGAGAAGACGGATGAAATACACATCAAACTGCAAACACAATCCGACTTTGATGCCTGGTTCGCAGCGCTCCTGCATTGGACACCCCGCGACACCTCATCAGCATCCAGCAATGAGAAACGACCAGATTCCGAGATGGGCTCAAAATCATCGACCATTGCGGAAAACTCCGGACGACGAGCCTCAGTGAGCAACGCAACTCCTTCTGAGAGGAGCAGCCATGAACGCCCCTCGCTTGACCGGACACAGAAAACGGATCGCCGCAAGTCCGTGATAGGTGCGCTACCTAAGGAGAATCCAGTGATCAAAATTGGAAAGATGATCTATTGGGACACGAACGTGGGCTACAGCAATGCCAGCGCATCAACTGTTGGCCAACCTTCCTCGAGGCCAAGCACGAATCGTATGCAAAGCGTTGGTGCGCGGCGATGGCGGATGATCAGTGGCCAGCTGCGCGAGAACGGAGAGCTGAAGTTACACGCTGATGCGGACAACGCCTTGCTGTCGGTGGTGCAATTGAGCCAACTAAGTCGCTGCGCCATTCAACGGCTCGATTCGAGTGTGCTCGACAACGACTTTTGCATTGCCATCTACCCGCAGTACACTTCAAGTCACACTGTCAGCCAGCCAGGATTCATCAGGCCGATCTTCTTGAGCTTGGAGAGTCGCGTACTGTATGAAGTGTGGTTCGTGTTACTTCGAGCTTTCACAATGCCTTCGATATATGGGCCACGATTGGATGCCGAACCAGGCGAGACTGGCGATGTCAACGGTAATCGCGATCTTGAAAGCATGATAGCCACGAGCACGACTTACACCTTCCGGATGGAACGCAGCCTGAGTGTGAGAGTCGTGGAGGCGAAGATGCAGCCACCCAGCGGGAACGCAACCAACGAATCGAGCTTTAGCGGTGGTTACAGCAGGCAGCAAAGTGCTACTTCTGAGAAACACGGATACTATGCGGAGGTACTGCTGGATAACGAGACTCGAGGAAAGACAGTTGTGAAGTACGATGGTCTGAACCCGCTCTGGGGTGAGAACTTCGAGTTTCAGGACCTTCCACCAGTGCTGAACAACGCAAGCGTGGTGGTCAAACGACGACCAGCAGAGCAGGCGAGTCTTCGGGAACAGCAAGGAAGTCAGCCTTGGCAAGACGGTTACGGCGATCAGCAAGGTGGCTTCACGAATCTAGCCTTTGATATCGCGTGTGGCAAGATGGAGATCCAGATGGAAGAGCTGGAGCCCGAGAAAGAGATTGAAAAGTGGTGGCCTGTCATGAACATGCATGGACATCGTGTGGGCGAGATTCTGATCAAGGTCCGAGCTGATGAGGGCATCATACTCATGGCACGCGACTATCGACCGCTCGGTGAGCTTCTACACCGGTTCTCCAATGGCTTGACGCTGCAGATTGCACAAATGATACCCAGCGAGTTGAAACGACTGGGCGACAGTCTGCTGAACATCTATCAGGTGGCCGGCAAAGCAGGAGACTGGATCATGGCGCTGGTGGAAGAGGAAATCGATGGCATCCACAAGGAGACTCCGATCACCCAACTAAGGTACAGCCGACGAGTTGGCTCGAATGACAGCCATGATCCTCTAGGAAGCGGCGCTGCCCACACCGACCGCGAGCTAATCGTGCGCGACATGAACAAGAACGCGACTCTGGAAGCCAACCTCTTATTCCGTGGCAACACATTACTGACCAAGAGTCTCGACACCCACATGCGGCGCATTGGTAAGGAGTATCTTGAGGAGTCGCTTGCGACCAAGATACAAGGGATCAACGAAAAGGATCTGGACTGCGAGGTAGACCCCAATCGGGTCAAATCGCCACAGGATGTTGATCGGAATTGGGGACGGCTACTTACCGCTACGCAGGATGTTTGGAGAGGCATTCTCGCTAACAAACAGCGCTGTCCCGTGGAGCTACGAATCATCTTCAGGCACATTCGTGCATGCGCTGAGGATCGATATGGCGACTTCTTGCGCAGCGTCAGCTACAGCAGTGTGTCGGGCTTCTTGTTCCTGCGATTCTTCTGTCCAGCAGTGCTGAACCCTAAGCTGTTTGGACTGCTAAAAG ACGACATCAAGCCACGGGCGAGGCGAACGTTCACCTTGATTGCCAAGTCCCTGCAGACAATGGCGAACATGGCAGCATTTGGTACCAAAGAGCCCTGGATGGAGCCTATGAACGCATTCCTCATCCAGCATCGCGAGAGCTTCAAGTCCTTTATCGACGATGTCTGCCACGTGCCGACTCCGCTGTCAAGCAACGCATCGTTCGGCCCCAATTCGCCTGCATCGCCAACATATCCTCCTGGCGTTGTCACCGCAGAGCAGCATCTGAGCTACACCACACCGATGACGATCATGCAGCGTCTACCACCCAGCAGTCGTGAAGGCTTTCCGAGTCTACCGTATCTTATCGATCAAGCCCGGTCATTCGCAGATTTGATCCACCTTTGGCTAGAAGCAGTGTCTGCCTTATCAAACAAGGACGATTCCGCAGCATTGCCCGGGAAGACACACCTTGATGTCTTGGCGGCCATAGAGGCTTCGGAAGGCGATCTCAAGGACTTCCATCAGCTTTGTGAAGAGCTCAACACAAGGACGCAAGAATGCTTGAATCGTGCCGAGAGAGCAGAGCGCCCTGACAGTTCTCACAGCTTCCAGTGGGAGGATGTCATCAGCCAATTGCAAAAGGCGCAAACCAAGAGTCCTGGCGGCACCGTAAAAGACCCGTTCGACATTGTTGCTGATAAGATCGCCAGCGATCCGAACATCTTGCCGGAAGACGCCAACCCTGCCATCGAGGCAACTCTCGCACAACTCCGAGGCCAAACATCTGAAGACACCGACGATGATCAACAAGGCTATGCGCCAGGTAGACCATCCGATTCGAACATGACATGGGATGTGTCAAGATCTGACAAGCGTGACACCTTCCGACCCGGCTCTGCAAGTCTGGGCTCGAGCTTGCAAGGCAGAAGCATCGGCTCACCAGGCGCATCAGCCAGCGCCAGCCAAAGCAACATCTCCAGCACAGTAAGCAGCGACACGGAGCACACCAATCAGACCACCGCACTGCCGAGCTACGAGCGCGAAGTGCGACATCGGGAACGAAGGGAACAAGCGCGCGTACAGATTCAAAAGCAAATGGAAGCTGCGCGCGTGAAGGAGAAAGacaaggagaagaagaagacgACTGTGACTCACCTTGTACCAAAGCTAAAACGGAGGAACAAGCATAAAGATGAAAGCGCAAACGGGACGCCCACGCAGGAGGCGAATGGCATGATTTGA